The following coding sequences lie in one Gadus morhua chromosome 20, gadMor3.0, whole genome shotgun sequence genomic window:
- the LOC115533457 gene encoding uncharacterized protein LOC115533457 isoform X1, producing the protein MLPLASLPEHQHSRGCELIKITQEALIAVCFFEVSSAANSEAPTRSFTTDLLLSWASPTTRNLLVHPSSIYIQTSSTSNLPPERHRGRESRMPTPSNGTLEDTLTRALGRYLDAWRRNASAAADALDKTLLEENFSNVEWYLAVMIGMFAFIVVAMLVSTVKSKRREHSNDPYHKYIEGEWTEKTTQGYTNDAAS; encoded by the exons ATGTTGCCTTTGGCTTCACTTCCTGAACATCAGCACTCAAGAGGATGTGAGCTCATCAAAATAACACAGGAGGCTTTGATAG CCGTGTGTTTCTTTGAAGTCAGCAGTGCAGCAAACTCTGAAGCTCCGACCAGAAGCTTTACCACGGATCTCCTGCTCTCCTGGGCCTCACCGACCACAAGGAACCTCCTCGTCCACCCTTCCTCTATCTACATCCAGACTTCCTCCACATCCAACCTTCctccagagagacacagaggcagag AGAGCAGAATGCCCACCCCGTCCAACGGGACGCTGGAGGACACCCTGACGCGGGCTCTCGGCCGCTACCTGGATGCCTGGCGGCGGAACGCCTCAGCGGCGGCCGACGCGCTGGACAAGACCCTGCTGGAGGAGAACTTCTCGAACGTGGAGTGGTACCTGGCCGTGATGATCGGCATGTTCGCCTTCATCGTGGTGGCCATGCTGGTGAGCACTGTGAAGTCCAAGCGGCGGGAGCACTCCAACGACCCGTACCACAAGTACATCGAGGGGGAGTGGACGGAGAAGACCACGCAGGGCTACACCAACGACGCCGCCAGCTGA
- the LOC115533457 gene encoding potassium voltage-gated channel subfamily E member 2 isoform X2 has translation MPTPSNGTLEDTLTRALGRYLDAWRRNASAAADALDKTLLEENFSNVEWYLAVMIGMFAFIVVAMLVSTVKSKRREHSNDPYHKYIEGEWTEKTTQGYTNDAAS, from the coding sequence ATGCCCACCCCGTCCAACGGGACGCTGGAGGACACCCTGACGCGGGCTCTCGGCCGCTACCTGGATGCCTGGCGGCGGAACGCCTCAGCGGCGGCCGACGCGCTGGACAAGACCCTGCTGGAGGAGAACTTCTCGAACGTGGAGTGGTACCTGGCCGTGATGATCGGCATGTTCGCCTTCATCGTGGTGGCCATGCTGGTGAGCACTGTGAAGTCCAAGCGGCGGGAGCACTCCAACGACCCGTACCACAAGTACATCGAGGGGGAGTGGACGGAGAAGACCACGCAGGGCTACACCAACGACGCCGCCAGCTGA